The following proteins are encoded in a genomic region of Longimicrobiaceae bacterium:
- a CDS encoding LLM class flavin-dependent oxidoreductase, with protein sequence MPKLKLGVVDQSPVGTGGTGADAVRETLELARAAERLGYSRYWLAEHHSTNSFAGSAPEVLIPMVAAATREMRVGSGGVLLSHYSPYKVAEQFRMLQTLFPGRIDLGVGRAPGGDARTVQALQYGRGGLPMEWFPRQVEDMVGWLGETLDAAHPFARVRATPRGKDVPQVWILGSGGAGAGHAAELGTGYSFAQFISGEDGAPLMRAYRKRFRPSAALATPAGSVALSVVCAETSGRAVELAASMELWRRRIAKGRDRGIPSVPEALAELGGTREPRRMGENGARTIAGDPAEVRDELLRTAAHYDVDELMIVTVTHDFVSRLRSYELLAEALELEPRD encoded by the coding sequence ATGCCGAAGCTGAAGTTGGGCGTAGTGGACCAGTCGCCGGTGGGCACCGGCGGCACCGGCGCCGACGCGGTGCGCGAGACGCTGGAGCTGGCGCGCGCGGCCGAGCGGCTGGGCTACTCGCGCTACTGGCTGGCCGAGCACCACAGCACCAACAGCTTCGCCGGCTCCGCGCCCGAGGTGCTGATCCCCATGGTCGCCGCCGCCACGCGGGAGATGCGCGTGGGCTCCGGCGGCGTGCTGCTCTCGCACTACTCGCCCTACAAGGTGGCGGAGCAGTTCCGCATGCTCCAGACGCTCTTCCCCGGCCGCATCGACCTGGGCGTGGGTCGCGCGCCCGGCGGCGACGCACGCACCGTGCAGGCGCTCCAGTACGGACGCGGCGGCCTGCCCATGGAGTGGTTTCCGCGGCAGGTGGAGGACATGGTGGGCTGGCTAGGCGAGACGCTGGACGCGGCGCATCCGTTCGCCCGCGTGCGCGCCACGCCGCGCGGGAAGGACGTGCCGCAGGTGTGGATCCTCGGCTCCGGCGGCGCGGGCGCGGGGCACGCGGCGGAGCTGGGCACCGGCTACTCGTTCGCGCAGTTCATCAGCGGAGAAGACGGCGCGCCGCTCATGCGCGCGTACCGCAAGCGCTTTCGCCCGTCCGCCGCGCTCGCCACGCCGGCCGGCTCCGTCGCCCTCTCCGTCGTCTGCGCAGAGACGAGCGGGCGCGCCGTGGAGCTGGCGGCCAGCATGGAGCTATGGCGGCGCCGCATCGCCAAGGGCCGTGACCGCGGCATCCCCTCCGTGCCCGAGGCGCTGGCCGAGCTGGGCGGCACCCGTGAGCCGCGCCGCATGGGCGAGAACGGCGCGCGCACCATCGCCGGCGACCCCGCCGAGGTGCGCGACGAGCTCCTCCGCACCGCCGCGCACTACGACGTGGACGAGCTGATGATCGTCACTGTCACCCACGACTTCGTCTCCCGGCTGCGCTCGTACGAGCTGCTCGCCGAAGCGCTGGAGCTGGAGCCACGAGATTGA
- a CDS encoding outer membrane beta-barrel protein yields the protein MNKTRAVMLAAAALAALPMSSRAQAYAVDRGSYILQGSAGWSSSRFTTEIAGATVHQRSTDVVLTPAVQYFVRPGLALGGQVNVLHSASGGNSSTAYGIGPKATYYFGRGERTYYPYISAGATYVRETFSHANAVGGDGSAGAVFMLTRSVALDGSLYYRHLQNNGDDVKQRINNFGLGIGVTAFAF from the coding sequence ATGAACAAGACCCGCGCTGTCATGCTCGCCGCCGCCGCGCTCGCCGCCCTGCCCATGTCGTCGCGCGCGCAGGCGTACGCCGTGGACCGGGGAAGCTACATCCTGCAGGGCTCGGCGGGCTGGTCTTCGAGCCGTTTCACGACGGAGATCGCGGGGGCCACGGTCCACCAGCGCAGCACGGACGTGGTGCTCACGCCGGCGGTTCAGTACTTCGTGCGGCCCGGGCTGGCGCTCGGCGGCCAGGTGAACGTGCTGCACTCCGCCAGCGGGGGCAACTCCAGCACGGCATACGGCATCGGCCCCAAGGCCACGTACTACTTCGGTCGCGGCGAGCGGACGTACTATCCGTACATCTCCGCCGGCGCGACGTACGTGCGGGAGACGTTCTCGCACGCCAACGCGGTGGGCGGCGACGGCTCGGCCGGCGCGGTGTTCATGCTCACCCGCAGCGTGGCGCTGGACGGGTCGCTGTACTACCGCCACCTGCAGAACAACGGCGACGACGTGAAGCAGCGGATCAACAACTTCGGCCTCGGCATCGGCGTGACGGCGTTCGCGTTCTGA
- a CDS encoding transglycosylase SLT domain-containing protein: MTDAPRAGRGLTPGTPFPKWILLAFPAIIIAGIALALSTSSMPDSFGPRRGDPDTLPETRIALPKTPDLLETPYLKRAIEAHEGVSAREIAISDLADRYHITGTMARSIYEAAEGEGIDPELGFRIIRVESVFDPKAVGRGGGLGLCQLMLGTARDIDPKVRTVSQVMEPRTNMRLGFRNLRTMIEMFGDVRLGVIAYNRGEIAVQRALKRGRDPENGYGQRVLGPRAHGGKAYAGKGLLAKK, translated from the coding sequence GTGACCGACGCACCGCGTGCCGGGCGCGGCCTGACGCCCGGCACGCCGTTCCCCAAGTGGATCCTGCTCGCCTTCCCGGCGATCATCATCGCGGGGATCGCGCTGGCGCTCTCCACCTCCAGCATGCCCGACTCGTTCGGGCCGCGCCGCGGCGACCCGGATACGCTGCCCGAGACGCGCATCGCACTCCCAAAAACGCCGGACCTGCTGGAGACGCCTTACCTCAAGCGCGCCATCGAGGCGCACGAGGGCGTGTCCGCGCGCGAGATCGCCATCTCGGACTTGGCGGACCGCTACCACATCACCGGCACCATGGCGCGCTCCATCTACGAGGCCGCCGAGGGCGAGGGCATCGACCCGGAGCTGGGCTTCCGCATCATCCGCGTGGAGAGCGTCTTCGACCCCAAGGCGGTGGGCCGGGGCGGCGGGCTGGGCCTCTGCCAGCTCATGCTGGGCACGGCGCGCGACATCGACCCCAAGGTCCGCACGGTGTCTCAAGTGATGGAGCCGCGCACCAACATGCGCCTCGGCTTCCGCAACCTCCGCACGATGATCGAGATGTTCGGCGACGTGCGCCTGGGCGTGATCGCCTACAACCGCGGCGAGATCGCCGTGCAGCGCGCCCTCAAGCGCGGCCGCGACCCTGAGAACGGCTATGGCCAGCGCGTCCTGGGCCCCCGCGCCCACGGCGGCAAGGCATACGCCGGCAAAGGCCTCCTCGCCAAGAAGTGA